The stretch of DNA ttttttattgaaaattcatGTGCGTTTCAATCGTGTCAAAGACATCCATGTGGTATTATAATGCAAAGTTCAgttcaataatatttttcatttatataatacgGTCTTTCAGTCAATACATTTTCCAGAGATTGTAAAAAATACTGTCCATTTTCGCTATTTGCCCTAAACGCTCCTCACTGGTCCCTGTTGATAAGTGAATCTAAGAAATGTACAAGTTGGTTAGAATTATACTTGATTAACTAGACGGGTTTTCGGAGACATATCTGTGCAAAACAAGACAATATCcttatatatgatcatatatatataatccgGTTTTATATTTggcataaaaaagtaaaaattgacAAGTAATGGGAATTTTATGTTTAAGAACATCAACAATGACATTTAACGAAGCTTGTATGTATGACATACAATAACTAACAACATTTTATTCATTTAGCTCATCATAGGGTCAACATATGCATAGAAAAATATGGACGCGATATTATCTCCAAAATGAGCATTTTCTACATTGAGTTGAATAATCTTACATCGTTTTCAGTAGGAAATTTAAACCAGATCAAAGTAAATTATAAATGTCGGAATATGTCTTTGGTAAATCCTTTTGACGTTAACGACGTCATGTAACAGATAACAGCCAAACGGACTACGctgaaaggggagataactcaacgCTACATCACAAGCACCATAGTCTGTTGAAGGTTTAATGATCAACGATCAAATGTCATTTGTTTGTCGTTAACTTCTTTAATAAGCACAAAATCTTTTAAAGCTCTAGGCATGGGTAAACATTCTAAATTTTGAACTATTTTATATCCTAGACTTTTACGTATACATTTACGACAAAGCTGTTGAAGTGAGGTAGCTGTCTGCATCTTTTTACGAAGCCATTGTACCACATCCTCTTGGTCAGTTACCAACCGCGATGGAATATAGTTCGTGTAAATATGGACTCTTGCTGTAAAGTCAACATAACCGAATGTCGCAAGTAGTCTACATATTTCAAAATGGCCCTTTTCTGCTGCTATTTGAAACAGAGACTTGTAAACTCCATTGGAGAAATACTTTCCTGGTTGTTCAAGATCACAGTTATGCTTTATCATGAGCCGAATCACTTCAATTTTATTTGTTGCAACACCGTCAAAAGCAGCCGTTTCTCCTTGATGATTATATATATCATGACGACTTCCGGCTGCTAAAAGCAAGTCGACAACATCAGTATAATTCCTTTTTATCGCGATGTGTAGCGCTGTATCTCCTGTTTTAAACTCTCGTCTGTTCAAGTCACATTTAGCTTTGATCATTCGTGAAACAACGTCTTTATGATTGTAACAAACGGCCTCCATTAAGGGGGTTCTTCCCCAGTAATTCTGAACATCTATTAAACTCCCAGCAGATATCAAAATGTCTATAATTTCTGCACACCCGTTTCTTGATGCGTAATGCAACGCCATATCGCTATTTCTATCCGTAATGTTCAAGTTACAGCATGCCCTGATTAAGCGCAGGACTGCATCAGTCTTGTTATTCCTTACAGCCTTCATCAATGGGGTTTTGGAGGTGATATCTTGGGTGTTAACGTCAACACCACGTCGAATAAGCACGTCAAGAATCTGGCAGTAGCCATCGTCTGCAGCGTAATGACAAGGGGAATTACTGAACGTGTCTTTGGCATCAAGCTTGGCCCCGCCTGCAATAAGCAGCAACATACACGCCATTTTGTGTCGTAAAACTGCAAAATGTAGTGCTGTTCTACGGAGAGTCCCTGTTGTTTGGTTGACATTACATTTGGATTCAATCAAATACTGCAACATATAAGTATATCCTCTATAGGACGCTAGGTGTATTGGGTAAAGATCGGCATGGTTCTTTTTCCTTACCTCAACAAATTTTGCATTCAAGTCTATTTTGTGTTGAGCTACCAGCCGCTTTAAAACCGTTAATTCGTTGTTTAGAACCGCGTCGTAGAACTCTATACCTGCCATTTGCACACGTAGCAACATTGAAAtgttatgttagttttttgttatcTATAATTTTCAACAAAACACTGTAAAAGCATCCTTTTCAAAGAACGAAAATGTCCGTTTATTCTCACTTCTGTGTATTTCAAAATGGCGtctaaaatataatgttttgtcGATGACGCACACTgcaatattataatttataataaaaccaCCACGCTTTACAGCAACTCATCGATCGTAGAAAATCAATCGGAAAAGGGGAGAAGACCTAGTCACGTCAGCTTCAGCAGCGGTTCCATCGAGTTTATACTATTGATTATCTGTCATCATACAGTTTGCAGTATAACCATGCTTACTTGGGAAAAACCAAAATTATTTatcacaaaaaaggaaaaataatattAACACAAAATATTAGCAAATTGAGATAAAAGTTCTGATTATAATTATGTTGTTGTTAACTGTCCCGTTGGCGTAAATATACCCTTATTCTATAAACTTAATTATAATCATTAACAAATAAAACCGAGAAGAGCACTGTAGAGAAACTAACTATGCTGAACGATAATCAtgtaaataactgaaaaataattaaaagaaatgtagcatgaaataatttgaaaaaaatagatatttatttttacttggatttcaaataatatatatgttggACGGTTGAGGGGTCAAGTTCGATATTGACGATTTCAGACCTCATTTCACTCTTGCCGTTCAAGAGTTATGGCCCTTCATCGTTTAATACATATACGTATTATATGTCTCTTGTTATAAATCTGACTATAAAAAGcctattgttaaatttttgtttgttaaattatttattttcaatttcattcatATAAAAACGTTTCAGAAAATGTATTATGCATCAAAGGTTGAAATGACTACACATAAGATGTTTGTTTGACAAGTATTTAGGCTTTTGTACATTTAGAAATTATTTGATAATCTGTGATAACATTCATATTTATtctacacatttaaaaaaatttaacattcCAATGTGTTTTAGTTAGAGAAGTAAAAGAAACTTTATACTAAACTTCTTTGTGAGAGTAAAGTGTGACGTAAACGAAGGGAGTAGGTCATTAAACATATGTTTCTGTTTTCCGGTTTATATCGTCATCAGGAATTAGACATATGAAAGAAACTTTAAAATGCTGAAAAACGCGATGCACAGGGCTTTATAGGTAAGTGTTATACCAGCACACGTTCAGTAATAGTGTACATTATTATACAGTTACTGTTATTGATTTACAGTTTTGTGTATTACACTCTGTATACATTTAAGTGGATTCTATTTATACCATTTCTTAAATGTCATACCGTATTAACACTAAAAACCAAACAGTCTGTATAAACATATGCGCAATATTACTTGGCAATATGGACAATCGGTTCATTCGAGGATTAGCCATCCCGCCGTTGTCGTCCGATAACTTTCCTGCAGCTGCAATATCAATTTCGATACACcgattttttttacttgttagAGGAAGTGCTGGATCTGTGAGAGTTGCTCATCTTTTGCTCTAAGATTCATCAAAACAATTCTTTTCCTTATTCTCTCATCATCAAAGTACGTCAAAGCCATAGAAACTAATTTTTGATTGAAGCTAATTAATGAAAGTTACACACGCCACTGTTCTGTAGAATTCAGTATGGACTGTCTAGGGAAGAAGCTCTGAGGCTGACCttttttttatgtacaagttACTATGACACATGTAAAACGACTCAGCTACTCAAATTCGACTGTCTTTGTCCACATCGTGGTCCAATCTCCCTGTCATCGTATTATAATACGATGGCTACATGACGGCATCACGAGGGTTTCACGTAGTCTTGTGGCTTTCCTAAGACGATCGGGCAGCTTCTTCTTTCCTACGTATTGTCTTCGTGTGTCCATCTGGTTTCAATTCGGGACAGTATGACGCAGGCATTGAGGAGTCACTGATGGTTTTGATAGTTGATTTTGTATTTctgataatttttgctgttttgttGTAGATTTTGTATTGCTAATCATTGTTGTTGTTAACAGGTTCGACGTTTCTATTGTAGATTTTAAGATGATAAGTAACCACCTGAAAATCGGCATTCAAGGGTAAGAAAATAACTTTATGAGTCATCCAATAGAATCGACCACCGAGACATGTATTTAGTTCTTGTATAGCTGATCCATTTTGACTTTAATAGTGTCTAACTATCTATTACATTTTATGCGGTGCTTTTACTCGAGAacaaccattataggtcaaagtacgatcttaAACAAGGATCCTATATAaataacgagaaacgagaaacacttatgaaccgcatcaacaaacgacaactactgaccATTAGGTTCAAATATGTCTGCTTGATTTTTTTCACACATTATTGTcaagatatttgaattttaagcgactgtcatacaagtgagaggttaagctagccataaaactaggtttaatccactatttttcttagaatgtcctttaccaagtcaggaatatggcagttgttatcaaatagttcgtttctatgtatgttgcataggcatttgttttgtttcacttaagtgtttctgttgttccctTGTTTTccccttatagttgatgtgtttccctcagtttcagtttgtgGCCAGGATTTGTtgtctctcaatcgatttattactttttaacagCAATATATCACTGTTACCTTTATTCGATCAATATGATTCACATCGAAAACTTAAAACGGCTACTAAACCACCCGTATCATAGCTACGAGCTAACTCtcattttcacgaatgtgacctatcgaattagacttatcaccgggTAATTACATTATCAATACGACGAGAGCGACATTATaggcaggatctacttacccttctggagcacatcTATTTCCTCCggtattagttttttttttttggtattttgtttaCTGCTGGGTTTTGGGTCGCTTTACATTTTACCATGACATAGTCCGCCTGTTTATGTCTTACTTGTTTAATGTCCTACTTGTATCATTATCATCTCTTTTGAATTCTTGAAACAGAATTACAACGGAAGTTTCAACGTTTCTATAAGGTTTTAACCCCGCTGTAACGATGAAAGACGAATCATGATTATAAAAGTTATTATGCGGAgtaattaaatttatttcacaagagtcaaactccccggcagttctAGCTCCTGTCTGCATACTACTCAGCACTAGTGGGGACGAGTTTTTGATTTGATTGAACTAACTTTTTTATTGacttaaattaaaaagtttgatATATATGTTGCATATTAATcgattttgttaatatttttccTAAAGTTTGCACGTCCATTTTTTTCCGATGTTCAAATAACAATCAAaatcgactgtcatacaagtgagaggtttagctagctataagaccaggttcaatccatcattttctgcataagaaaatgcatgttccaagtcaggaatatgacagttgttatccatttgttttatgtgttttatattttgactttgccatttgattagggactttccgttttcaatatttttgttattttactttttttaataggGATGATGCACGAAATGAATCAGCTGGTTTGGATTTTCATTCTTGAAGGTAAAGACAGGTCTTTAATACCCTCTTGTGAATGAAAATCCTCGAAGCAATATGCGTGGTGTAGGATTATATGAATTGACAAGTTCATTTTATCTTTGGATAATTTACGGAGAATTAGAGTGTTTCGGGGACATATACAGTCATCAGGAAAATAAAGAGAGCTTTGCACGTGTCTCCATAGCGATGTTGTAAATCAATTATACTCAAAACTCGAATCGCATATTGTGCTCGTCGCTTGCTCATCTAAGTGATAACATTATAAGAAAACTctctgttttctgttctatttattatttctttttaccAATGTAAAACTCGTGCTAAATTTGTTATTGTTTAGTCAAACTAATATAACTCATCCTGAGAATGTTATGTACAAATTTCTCAAAGATAACACGCTTAACAATTGGTTAGTCGTCatccgtttcgtctacatacgactcatcaatGGCGCTCTAATCAAAACAGGAAGAAGAGATAAATAGGAGTTGAAGAGCATGTAATACGTTTAAAGGTGTTTAAATGGTTAACaatatagaaaaagaaatatgtatCATAAGTTGTTTAACAATTATATATGAATTATTTCATTTCAGATGAAATTTTTCGTAACAGTTTGTAGACACCACAGTTATTACATGTGAATTTATTCGTGTCAATTGTGCTTGTATCAGCGTGTCAATATAATGGTGCTTGTAATGAACACAACTACAGTATTAAACAGAACCAATCTTACTGTCATTTATGATTATTATGGACCAGCTCTTACAAGTTTTTTCGCTGTTTGGTTGATTATCATAATTTTATGTTCTATAATAGGAAACATTCTTGTGATGTTAGTGATTCTGTTGGATAGCAAAATGCGCCACGTGCACAACCatatcaatttgtttttgtttaatcttgCATTGTCTGATGTTATGACTGGGTTGTTTGACGCTCCAGTGTCTCTCTACACACTCACACAAGAACATTGGGATTTGGGAGATTTTCTATGCAATGCGAATCTTTTTCTAAACGCAACATTTTTGTTCACATCCGTGCATAGTTTGATGTACATTAGTATCCATAAATACATATCCATTAGGCGTCTATCTGATTGTAATACAACTCCAGTTGGTAAATGCGCATGTTATACCATGATTTTAGCGTCGTGGGGATGGGGTATTCTCTTTGCTCTCCTCACTACTTTTTACCTAAGCGCAGCAGAATACAAAGCTAAAACTATACAGTGTGGGCCAAAGTAcccaatttttaatataaaatcatttgCACTATCTTTTGGAAATTTAATGTTGAACTTTGTGATACCTCTCATTATTATGGTAATTATGTATTCGAGGATATACTTTGTAATAAAGGATGATGCAGTATTTCGACGCAAGTCAACAACACAACAAAAAGATATTAGGAGCCGTTCTGATACAAAGGTTGTAAATGAAAAAGCTGTAATTCATACCTTAGTAATCGTTTTAAgttgttttattatatgttggCTTCCATACATGTTCTAcacaaatttcatatttttcacaaTTGACAGAAAGACAATTCCAGCTTTCTTGAATCCTTTGGTAAGTAAAACTAATGCACTATGTGTTCTGGAAATTTTAgcaatatcaatttataaaagggGGTTGACAACCCAACGCAAAGGCAGATTCAACGTATTTCCATGGGAGAATCATTTCTCTTTATGATCCGAATGGTTTATCGAGTCGTGAAACTCGACATGTGCTAAgtattttgaatttttggaaatatGTAGTCCATAAAACAAAAGCTAATAAAACTAGTCATGTTCCTGGGAACAGACAATtcacatttccttatgtagaaaatagtgaattTAATTTGATGTTATGGTTAGcttatcttgttttttgtttgacagtcgcatacagatccattatattgacaacagagtgtggtgaacaaaacaaatttattacATTTCTAGTACCGTTTTGATATTTTCGACCTTCAAACACTTATGTTGTAACTGCATAAGGCAACATTGAAGTTTGGTGATTGTTCTGTTGCTaccatgattttaaatattttataattgatcGATATGCTAAATGATTGAACGAAAAAtttgatagattgattgattgattggctGGTCGTTGGTGATTTAAAGGCGCGTTGCACACAGCGACTGTATCGCGTTGAGATCACAGTTTCGATATAACACAATTTAGACATGAGAAAAGTTGGCAAAATATCCATAACAATGATTAAACCGTTGATAAAAACAAGTCCATAACTATACTGTATAATATCAATATATCATTTATAGTGTTAACTGTGTAAGAAAAAAACTCATTATAGACGCCATTTTGTCTTAGCTGCAGTAAGTTTAAGATTTATGAATGATGGAAATTATATTTCAGGCTTATTGCTTTGGGTTTTCCAGCAGTGCTTGTAATCCAGTCATATATGCATTCAGGTTTCCAGATTTCAAGAACGGCTACTTGCAAATCCTGCGGAAGCTTTCTTGTCGAAAATCAAAAAGTAAGCTGtttaattaaagtgttttaaagtCATCAATTGATGAATATGACAAACGTTTGAATGTTGAATGCTGTTCCTCAATTTTTGATACtattacctattatgtctgttttgttttgttcacacatcgttgtcaatttaatgcAGTTTAATGCGACCGTCATCAaagagagaggtttagctagctataaaatcaggtttagtCCATCATTTCCTACAGtagaaaatatctgtaccaagtcaagaatatgacagttgttttctattcgtttgatgtgtttgatctttcaGTTTTACATTTGCTTATGGACGTTCCGTTTataaatttcctcggagttcggtatttatgttttttacttttatatttatattagttaGGACTACGTTAAGTGTATAAAGTCTTTGTTTAGAGTACCGTATATTAAATGTGCattacaatttgataaaaaaaaataatatgaaagaaCATAACATACTTAGCCATTCGGGGTTTATGACAAAGTCAATGTCAACAGACAGTTATGACTGTAATGATAGAAGATGATTACCATtctattcttttgaataataaTGCAGCCGCTCTTTCTAGCAAACTTGCTGCAACAGTATTGAAGTTGAAAGTATTTGTCGAAATTCGTCAAAGTGAGAAAAAGTTCTCGTATATTTACTCCTTGGTTTTCATTGTCAATGTATCAACTGTTATGCTTAAATGTCCTATGAAATGTTGGGTAATATATTGATACTCAAGAATGAGAGGTTGACATTAGAAAAAACTTaagtatttgattttgtcatataCCCTAgttttaagttttatatttttagattacatGGATAAAAATTTAACTGCGCTTTGAAAAAAAGATTATTGAATGACATTACATAATGAATTCCTCTAAAAGAGAAATTATAgaaagttgtaaaacttgttgtCAACTAAACGTTTgcattaaatgtttaaattgttataaaatggCTTTTCAGTCTGAATAAATGAATATACTTTTTTTCAAGAATCCGTTTCGTATCATAAAAATGATCATGATGAAACAATagaacagatagatcttgaaGAATGGAATGAAGACGAGCATCACCATGACAATGTTAAATGAGATGAGCTCAACTCTGTGATATGCAAGGCCATTTGTTTTTCAAGAAAAAGAAACAACGTTGCCCGTTATGTCGATGTAAAACGAAATACTTATGTGACTAATAGAAACGAAAGAAGGTTTATTTAGATTTGACTATTTCTTACCAACTAAGAAATAAAGAATGCAGTAAAACAACTGTTTTGCAAGAGAGTGTTACTAGACTGTGGTTGACGAATAATAATTTAAAGTAATATAATGTTTCAAACGATAATGAATAATGAGGACACTTGTCTGTCTCTTAAAAGAAAATAACCTGTCGACTtaaaaatataacacaaggtacctgactcatattttttttaaagaaatatcacCCAACCACGAATGTCCTTCATATCTGAATTCTGCGGTTGTCAATGCCACTGAAACTTAGTATGTCGTGAATCTTAATTATATTATCCACAAAACGGGGAGAAAACGTTTATTTCTTCAAAGTATGTCAACCGTCAATTATTTCGTTTTCCACCAGCAAAATGATAAGATGATATGTCTGAAACTGAACCACAGGAGCTCAAGAATAGCAAATGTCTGCAAAATCGGCATATATGTATactataacaaagaaaaaaatgagGTCTTTATCGACAAAAAAGATAAGAG from Mytilus galloprovincialis chromosome 2, xbMytGall1.hap1.1, whole genome shotgun sequence encodes:
- the LOC143065468 gene encoding uncharacterized protein LOC143065468: MLLRVQMAGIEFYDAVLNNELTVLKRLVAQHKIDLNAKFVEVRKKNHADLYPIHLASYRGYTYMLQYLIESKCNVNQTTGTLRRTALHFAVLRHKMACMLLLIAGGAKLDAKDTFSNSPCHYAADDGYCQILDVLIRRGVDVNTQDITSKTPLMKAVRNNKTDAVLRLIRACCNLNITDRNSDMALHYASRNGCAEIIDILISAGSLIDVQNYWGRTPLMEAVCYNHKDVVSRMIKAKCDLNRREFKTGDTALHIAIKRNYTDVVDLLLAAGSRHDIYNHQGETAAFDGVATNKIEVIRLMIKHNCDLEQPGKYFSNGVYKSLFQIAAEKGHFEICRLLATFGYVDFTARVHIYTNYIPSRLVTDQEDVVQWLRKKMQTATSLQQLCRKCIRKSLGYKIVQNLECLPMPRALKDFVLIKEVNDKQMTFDR